One Fusobacterium nucleatum genomic window carries:
- a CDS encoding N-acetylmuramoyl-L-alanine amidase produces the protein MKKILLFLFLLLSIVVLSEEKEKTIDPSNYIICIDPGHQTKGNNELEAIAPNSTKKKAKVTTGTRGVFTKKYESELMLEIGLKLKDNLERKGYKVIMTRTTNDVNISNVERALFANKNKATLYIRLHADGSENKNTYGASVLTSSPKNKYTEKTQKESEKFSKILLEEYVKSTGTKNRGVIYRDDLTGTNWAEVTNTLIELGFMSNEEEDKKLSDEKYQEKIIDGLVNGIEKYLKSN, from the coding sequence ATGAAAAAAATTTTATTGTTTTTATTTTTATTGTTATCAATAGTAGTGTTATCAGAAGAAAAAGAAAAAACTATTGATCCTTCAAATTATATAATTTGTATAGATCCAGGACATCAAACAAAAGGAAATAATGAACTTGAAGCAATAGCTCCCAATAGTACAAAGAAAAAAGCAAAAGTTACAACAGGAACTAGAGGAGTTTTTACAAAAAAATATGAATCTGAATTAATGTTAGAAATTGGATTAAAATTAAAAGACAACTTAGAAAGAAAGGGATATAAAGTTATAATGACTAGAACAACAAATGATGTTAATATCAGTAATGTAGAAAGAGCATTATTTGCCAATAAAAATAAAGCTACACTGTATATAAGGTTACATGCAGATGGAAGTGAAAATAAGAATACTTATGGTGCAAGTGTACTTACTTCTTCACCTAAAAATAAATATACAGAAAAAACTCAAAAAGAAAGTGAAAAATTTTCAAAAATATTATTAGAAGAATATGTTAAGTCAACAGGTACTAAAAATAGAGGTGTAATATATAGAGATGATTTAACAGGTACTAATTGGGCAGAAGTAACTAATACTCTAATAGAATTAGGATTTATGTCAAATGAAGAAGAAGATAAAAAACTTTCAGATGAAAAATATCAAGAAAAGATTATAGATGGTTTAGTTAATGGAATAGAAAAATATTTAAAAAGTAACTGA